One window of Desulfarculus baarsii DSM 2075 genomic DNA carries:
- a CDS encoding motility associated factor glycosyltransferase family protein, with product MPFSAERLQRNLEALAFVAPEVARWLKGQRADPNAAETLRRHCCRRKQNLPAESAREGDITLVLGGGLLDEVSDFLRRMPAGHQVFLLEPRAWLLLAALGRHDLSGHLGQEDLVIMAPGEASLEEALSRNPQLALGANVRLVHLYLAADEPACRQASAALYHLWGRALCARDLALSCESHSAENLVGNLVYAAFMGAWSSLAGALRGAPAVLLLAGPGLEPAIEALRGHLGGAALFCDDEALPAILNAGLTPTAAGVTRCQAGPLLGFDHPNLPLVPLVAEEIAHSATLAAHPGSVFPCLGPRGTALGPLAGMAKWFTAQHHPLPRLAELALLAGCAPLIVAGGDMADPTGDLCMSAVGGGLTQANMAQAAAAGAFGRVLARYDQTAFNAGQGLELPRTVAVDLLEVAKRLGGPGQPPRLAALEGETLLSPAELDAYGQALGQAALTATRFWQRAAAPLADYPRRAGRQAHLWLNAADALFVALSDQAAADPMLSALLEGCLVRAFRRRHRLACWAASRSLPVEEAARQLQSCLEEMRARVGKLAGGLQKMSQDMRRLAHSLGRVGPCWGRPPGKASA from the coding sequence ATGCCCTTTTCCGCAGAGCGCCTGCAGCGCAACCTGGAGGCCCTGGCCTTTGTCGCGCCGGAAGTGGCCAGGTGGCTCAAGGGCCAGCGGGCCGACCCCAACGCCGCCGAGACCCTGCGCCGCCACTGCTGCCGCCGCAAACAAAACCTGCCCGCCGAAAGCGCCCGCGAAGGCGATATCACGCTGGTGTTGGGCGGCGGGTTGCTGGACGAGGTCAGCGACTTTTTACGGCGCATGCCCGCCGGCCATCAGGTCTTTTTGCTGGAGCCGCGGGCCTGGTTGCTGCTGGCCGCCCTGGGCCGCCACGATTTGTCCGGCCATCTGGGCCAGGAAGACCTGGTGATCATGGCCCCCGGCGAGGCCAGCCTGGAGGAGGCCCTCAGCCGCAACCCCCAACTGGCCCTGGGGGCCAACGTGCGCCTGGTGCATCTATACCTGGCCGCCGACGAGCCGGCCTGCCGCCAGGCCTCGGCGGCGCTCTATCACCTGTGGGGCCGGGCCCTCTGCGCCCGCGATCTGGCGCTGAGCTGCGAAAGCCACAGCGCCGAAAACCTGGTGGGCAACCTGGTCTACGCCGCCTTCATGGGCGCCTGGTCCAGCCTGGCCGGGGCCTTGCGTGGCGCGCCGGCGGTGCTGCTGCTGGCCGGCCCGGGCCTGGAGCCGGCCATCGAGGCCCTGCGCGGCCATCTGGGCGGGGCGGCCCTTTTCTGCGATGACGAGGCCCTGCCGGCGATCTTGAACGCCGGGCTCACGCCCACCGCCGCCGGCGTCACCCGCTGTCAGGCCGGGCCGCTTTTGGGTTTCGATCACCCCAATCTGCCGCTGGTGCCGCTGGTGGCCGAGGAGATCGCCCACTCGGCGACCCTGGCCGCCCATCCCGGCTCGGTGTTTCCCTGCCTGGGGCCCAGGGGCACGGCCTTGGGGCCGCTGGCGGGCATGGCCAAGTGGTTCACGGCCCAACACCATCCCCTGCCGCGCCTGGCCGAGTTGGCCCTTTTGGCCGGTTGCGCGCCACTGATCGTGGCCGGCGGCGACATGGCCGACCCCACCGGCGATCTGTGCATGAGCGCCGTCGGCGGCGGGCTGACCCAGGCCAACATGGCCCAGGCCGCGGCGGCCGGAGCCTTCGGCCGGGTGCTGGCCCGCTACGACCAAACGGCCTTCAACGCCGGCCAGGGCCTGGAGCTGCCGCGAACGGTGGCGGTGGACCTGCTGGAGGTGGCCAAACGCCTGGGCGGCCCCGGCCAGCCGCCGCGCCTGGCGGCCCTGGAGGGCGAGACGTTGCTGAGCCCGGCCGAGTTGGACGCCTATGGCCAGGCCCTGGGCCAGGCGGCGTTGACGGCCACGCGCTTTTGGCAGCGGGCCGCCGCGCCCCTGGCCGACTACCCTCGTCGGGCCGGCCGCCAGGCCCATCTCTGGCTGAACGCCGCCGACGCCCTGTTCGTGGCCCTCAGCGATCAGGCCGCCGCCGACCCCATGCTTTCGGCCCTGCTCGAGGGTTGCCTGGTGCGGGCCTTCCGCCGCCGCCACCGCCTGGCCTGCTGGGCGGCCAGCCGCTCGCTGCCGGTGGAAGAGGCCGCCCGTCAACTGCAATCGTGCCTGGAGGAAATGCGCGCCCGCGTGGGCAAGCTGGCCGGCGGATTGCAAAAAATGTCCCAAGACATGCGCAGGCTCGCGCATTCGCTTGGCCGGGTCGGCCCTTGCTGGGGCCGGCCACCGGGAAAGGCCTCCGCTTGA
- a CDS encoding TRAP transporter large permease, whose protein sequence is MSPDVVGLVGIILMLMIFLTGMPVTYVMALVGWLGFSYIVSPEAGLQLLARDMVGTFQSSTLVVVPLFTLMGQFALQAGVSKRLYEVAHRFTGAMPGGLAMATVLACTGFGAVCGSSTATAATMATVGLPEMSRRNYSPALATGAVASGGSLGMLMPPSVVLIVYGVLTEASIGRLFVAGIIPALLIAHLFIVAIAVVCWLRPKACPVGESYSWADKFAALREVGEVILVFLLVLGGLVRGWFTEIEAGGVGAMLMLMVGLARRQMTWLAFRKALNDTLWTSCMTMMLVAGAVVFGHFLTITRIPFAVAELVAGLDWPAWAVIVAIGAVYLIGGCIIDALALVMLTVPIFLPIVTGLGFDTIWFGVIIVLLTQMGVITPPVGINVYVVQGIARDVKLEAIFKGSMPFLVALIVGMLILVTFPLIATWLPDQVYQHLAVGR, encoded by the coding sequence ATGAGCCCCGATGTGGTCGGTTTGGTCGGCATCATCTTGATGCTCATGATCTTTCTCACCGGCATGCCCGTGACCTACGTCATGGCCCTGGTCGGTTGGCTGGGCTTTTCCTACATCGTCTCGCCCGAGGCCGGCTTGCAGCTTCTGGCCCGCGACATGGTGGGCACCTTCCAATCGAGCACGCTGGTGGTGGTGCCGCTGTTCACGCTGATGGGCCAGTTCGCCTTGCAGGCCGGGGTCAGCAAGCGGCTCTACGAAGTGGCCCACCGCTTCACCGGAGCCATGCCCGGCGGCCTGGCCATGGCCACCGTCCTGGCCTGCACCGGCTTTGGCGCGGTGTGCGGCTCATCCACGGCCACGGCGGCGACCATGGCCACCGTGGGCCTGCCCGAGATGAGCCGGCGCAATTATTCCCCGGCCCTGGCCACCGGCGCGGTGGCCAGCGGCGGCAGCCTGGGCATGCTCATGCCGCCCAGCGTGGTGCTGATCGTCTATGGCGTGCTGACCGAGGCCTCCATCGGGCGATTGTTCGTGGCCGGCATCATCCCGGCGCTGCTGATCGCCCATCTGTTCATCGTGGCCATCGCCGTGGTCTGCTGGCTGCGGCCCAAGGCCTGCCCGGTGGGCGAGAGCTACTCGTGGGCCGACAAGTTCGCCGCGCTGCGCGAGGTGGGCGAGGTGATCCTGGTCTTTTTGCTGGTGCTGGGCGGGCTGGTGCGCGGCTGGTTCACCGAGATCGAGGCCGGCGGCGTTGGCGCGATGCTGATGCTGATGGTCGGCCTGGCTCGCCGGCAGATGACCTGGCTGGCCTTTCGCAAAGCCCTCAACGACACCCTGTGGACCTCGTGCATGACGATGATGCTGGTGGCCGGGGCGGTGGTCTTCGGCCACTTTCTGACCATCACGCGCATCCCCTTCGCCGTGGCCGAACTGGTGGCCGGGCTGGACTGGCCGGCCTGGGCGGTGATCGTGGCCATCGGCGCGGTTTATCTGATCGGCGGCTGCATCATCGACGCCCTGGCCCTGGTCATGCTGACGGTGCCGATCTTCCTGCCCATCGTCACGGGGCTGGGCTTCGATACGATCTGGTTCGGCGTGATCATCGTGCTGCTGACGCAGATGGGCGTGATCACCCCGCCGGTGGGCATAAACGTCTATGTCGTGCAGGGCATCGCCCGCGACGTCAAGCTGGAGGCCATTTTCAAGGGCTCGATGCCTTTCCTGGTCGCGCTGATCGTGGGCATGCTGATCCTGGTGACCTTCCCGCTCATCGCCACCTGGCTGCCCGACCAAGTCTATCAACACCTGGCCGTGGGGCGCTGA
- the purB gene encoding adenylosuccinate lyase: protein MIARYTLPEMGRLWTDESKYAAWLRVELAACRAWHKLGRIPAEDLAQIEAKAAFDAARIEEIEKETRHDVIAFLTNVAEHVGPSSRFIHMGMTSSDVLDTAYALLIKQSGQLILAALDRLLAALEKRAHEHKLTPQMGRSHGIHAEPVTFGLKLAGFHAEFQRDRDRVVSAIDAAARGKISGAVGTYAHLPTELEAMVMEELGLRAAVASTQVVSRDGLAEYFCALAILGGSVERLAVEIRHLQRTEVLEVEESFGKGQKGSSAMPHKRNPVSSENLSGQARLLRAYAMAALEDMALWHERDISHSSVERAIGPDANVLAHYSLHRLAGVVERLTVHPERMLKNLNLTGGLIHSQQVLLALVEAGLSREDAYRLVQRNAMATWAEGGSFKQRLLADAEVMAALGQGGPALIEKQFDLAPHFKNVDFIFGEVFGPKGGAR from the coding sequence GTGATCGCCCGCTACACCCTGCCCGAAATGGGCCGACTCTGGACCGACGAGAGCAAATACGCCGCCTGGCTGCGGGTCGAACTGGCCGCCTGCCGCGCCTGGCATAAGCTGGGCCGCATCCCGGCCGAGGATCTGGCCCAGATCGAGGCCAAGGCCGCCTTTGACGCGGCGCGCATCGAAGAAATCGAAAAAGAGACCCGCCACGACGTCATCGCCTTTTTGACCAACGTGGCCGAACACGTCGGGCCGTCGAGCCGCTTCATCCACATGGGCATGACCAGCTCCGACGTCCTCGACACGGCCTACGCCCTTTTGATCAAGCAGTCCGGCCAGTTGATCCTGGCCGCCCTCGATCGCCTGCTGGCCGCCCTGGAAAAGCGCGCCCACGAGCACAAGCTCACGCCCCAGATGGGCCGCAGCCACGGCATCCACGCCGAGCCGGTGACCTTCGGCCTCAAGCTGGCCGGCTTTCACGCCGAGTTCCAGCGCGACCGCGACCGCGTCGTCAGCGCCATCGACGCCGCCGCCCGGGGCAAGATCAGCGGCGCGGTGGGCACCTACGCCCATCTGCCCACCGAGTTGGAGGCCATGGTCATGGAGGAGCTGGGCCTGCGCGCCGCCGTGGCCTCGACCCAGGTCGTCAGCCGTGATGGCCTGGCCGAGTATTTCTGCGCCCTGGCCATCCTGGGCGGCAGCGTCGAACGCCTGGCCGTGGAGATCCGCCATTTGCAGCGCACCGAGGTGCTGGAGGTCGAGGAGAGCTTCGGCAAGGGCCAAAAGGGCTCCAGCGCCATGCCCCACAAGCGCAACCCCGTCAGCAGCGAAAACCTCTCGGGTCAGGCCCGGCTGCTGCGGGCCTACGCCATGGCCGCCCTGGAGGACATGGCCCTGTGGCATGAGCGCGACATCAGCCATTCGTCGGTGGAGCGGGCCATCGGCCCCGACGCCAACGTGCTGGCCCACTACTCGCTGCATCGCCTGGCCGGCGTGGTCGAGCGCCTGACGGTCCACCCCGAGCGCATGCTCAAAAACCTCAACCTCACCGGCGGACTGATCCACAGCCAACAGGTGCTGCTGGCCCTGGTCGAGGCCGGCCTCAGCCGCGAGGACGCCTACCGCCTGGTGCAACGCAACGCCATGGCCACCTGGGCCGAGGGCGGCAGCTTCAAACAACGCCTGCTGGCCGACGCCGAGGTCATGGCCGCCCTGGGCCAGGGCGGGCCGGCGCTGATCGAAAAACAGTTCGACCTGGCCCCCCACTTCAAAAACGTCGATTTCATCTTTGGCGAGGTCTTCGGGCCCAAAGGAGGCGCTCGATGA
- a CDS encoding periplasmic heavy metal sensor — protein sequence MKRAFVLLVVAAFVLCGGAALAQPGHGQGLAKPAAAARAKPKKPAMGKMAAMGQGGMMAMMMAHMKAAGGAAALVAGGEAMAGCGMMAGMAGGYKGPDLAQQGLSQAQLARVRELAHAGLKKLMALHGQICALCLEAAYQMSAPTVDQEKLAQTMAEIGRLRAAAFMVGREYLAGLADTVGPEQAAWLGL from the coding sequence ATGAAACGCGCGTTTGTTTTGCTTGTCGTCGCGGCGTTTGTTTTGTGCGGCGGCGCGGCCCTGGCCCAGCCAGGTCACGGCCAGGGCCTGGCCAAACCGGCCGCCGCCGCCCGGGCCAAGCCCAAAAAACCGGCCATGGGCAAGATGGCCGCCATGGGCCAGGGCGGGATGATGGCCATGATGATGGCCCACATGAAAGCGGCCGGCGGCGCGGCGGCGTTGGTGGCCGGCGGCGAGGCCATGGCCGGCTGCGGCATGATGGCGGGCATGGCGGGCGGCTACAAAGGGCCGGACCTGGCCCAGCAAGGCCTGAGCCAGGCCCAGTTGGCGCGGGTGCGCGAGTTGGCCCACGCCGGGCTGAAAAAGCTCATGGCCCTGCACGGCCAGATCTGCGCCCTTTGCCTGGAGGCGGCCTATCAGATGAGCGCGCCCACGGTTGACCAGGAAAAGCTGGCCCAGACCATGGCCGAGATCGGCCGGCTGCGCGCGGCGGCGTTCATGGTCGGGCGCGAATATCTGGCTGGCCTGGCCGACACCGTCGGCCCCGAGCAGGCGGCCTGGCTGGGGCTGTAA
- a CDS encoding TIGR04211 family SH3 domain-containing protein, with amino-acid sequence MKLSRLACGALLAILSVVIAGPTALAGEKLWVSDQLQLTMRAQPTLDGRVVGYVRTGEWADVQETNEDGWSRVRLADGKEGWLQKRYLLSERPAMLRLAEISPQASEMSGKLEALTAENQELKLKVENLEAVKTALEEASQKLASGGDKVTELVAENASLKQQVQQALRQAELAEDRYAALTKDAGDVVGLQKERDELRQEAARQKAKLDELTIEVDSLRSAGSLKWFLAGAGVLIVGWLMGLSLHRRKRRQGLLD; translated from the coding sequence ATGAAACTCTCGCGTTTGGCTTGCGGCGCACTGCTCGCCATTTTGTCGGTGGTCATCGCCGGCCCAACCGCCCTGGCCGGTGAGAAGCTCTGGGTCAGCGATCAGCTTCAATTGACCATGCGCGCCCAGCCCACCCTGGACGGCCGGGTGGTCGGTTACGTGCGCACCGGCGAATGGGCCGATGTCCAGGAGACCAACGAGGACGGCTGGAGCCGCGTGCGCCTGGCCGACGGCAAGGAAGGCTGGCTGCAAAAACGTTATCTGCTGAGCGAGCGGCCGGCGATGCTGCGCCTGGCCGAGATCAGCCCCCAGGCCTCGGAGATGTCGGGCAAGCTGGAGGCCCTGACCGCCGAAAACCAGGAACTCAAATTGAAGGTCGAAAACCTGGAGGCGGTCAAGACGGCCCTGGAGGAGGCCAGCCAAAAGCTGGCCAGCGGCGGCGATAAAGTCACCGAATTAGTGGCCGAGAACGCCTCGCTCAAGCAGCAGGTGCAGCAGGCCCTGCGTCAGGCCGAGCTGGCCGAGGATCGCTACGCCGCCCTGACCAAGGACGCCGGCGACGTGGTCGGCCTGCAAAAGGAGCGCGACGAGTTGCGCCAGGAGGCGGCCCGGCAAAAAGCCAAGCTCGACGAGTTGACCATCGAGGTCGATTCGTTGCGCTCGGCCGGCAGCCTCAAGTGGTTCCTGGCCGGGGCCGGCGTGTTGATCGTCGGCTGGCTGATGGGCCTGTCCCTGCACCGGCGCAAGCGCCGCCAGGGTTTGCTGGATTGA
- a CDS encoding TRAP transporter small permease, which yields MLERLTSLVSRLFSIAAGAALVLMMALTCLDAILRDINMPLVGINESVTYLGALVLGFSLPMTQRRGGQVGVELLSRKLTGRPAEALAVLVSLVSLILCAVTAWQCWAYAGELKASGEVSMNLGLPVHLVTQAIAVSFGALCLVILNQMVAAIGRLAAK from the coding sequence ATGTTGGAGCGGCTTACGTCCTTGGTCAGCCGATTGTTTTCCATCGCCGCCGGCGCGGCCCTGGTGCTGATGATGGCCCTGACCTGCCTGGACGCCATCCTGCGCGACATCAACATGCCTCTGGTCGGCATCAACGAATCGGTGACCTATCTGGGCGCCCTGGTGCTGGGCTTCAGCCTGCCCATGACCCAGCGCCGGGGCGGCCAGGTGGGCGTGGAGCTGCTCAGCCGCAAGCTGACGGGCCGGCCGGCCGAGGCGCTGGCGGTGCTGGTGAGTCTGGTCTCGCTGATTCTCTGCGCGGTGACGGCCTGGCAGTGCTGGGCCTACGCCGGCGAGCTCAAGGCCAGCGGTGAGGTCTCGATGAACCTGGGCCTGCCGGTGCATCTGGTGACCCAGGCCATCGCGGTGTCGTTTGGCGCGCTGTGCCTGGTGATCCTCAATCAGATGGTCGCGGCCATCGGAAGGCTGGCGGCCAAATGA
- a CDS encoding YgiQ family radical SAM protein translates to MKSLHDQTLAQPPFLPASRAEMDDLGWAELDVLLVSGDAHVDHPAFAMALLGRWLVAHGFRVGVAAQPDWRRPDSVTAMGRPRLLAGVGAGAVDSMLAHRTAFNLPRSDDAYTPGGKAGARPDRATIVYVNLVKQAFPGLPVVIGGIEASLRRVTHYDFWTDKLRRSILLDAKADALVYGMGELPLLAIARRLAQGDADEPVARRLLGAPGVAVMGRIEDLPPQAEVVILPSHEEIVAQPARLMEATLALERQAHQGWRWAAQAVGGRALLVAPPARPLSTAELDMLHDLPFRRVAHPIHDQPVPGLATVATSIISHRGCGGGCSFCSLALHQGRAISSRSARSILAEAQELARLNNGRVAISDVGGPSANMWGGRCAGDRQSCARASCLTPKICPQFQVDQMAIIDLLTRLAATPGVGHVRVASGVRFDLALQQPAYARALVERFVGGQLKLAPEHVSPGVLALMRKPGLDVFERFLRVFEQISRQAGKEQYVVPYFMSAFPGCGDAQMRELTQWLGQRHWRPQQVQCFEPTPGTVATAMFATGQDPQGRPIFVARDGAQRRRQHGLLTPRPGRRRG, encoded by the coding sequence ATGAAAAGCCTTCACGACCAAACCCTGGCCCAGCCGCCGTTTCTACCCGCCAGCCGCGCCGAGATGGACGACCTGGGCTGGGCCGAACTGGACGTGCTGCTGGTCAGCGGCGACGCCCACGTCGATCATCCCGCCTTTGCCATGGCCCTGCTGGGCCGCTGGCTGGTGGCCCACGGCTTTCGCGTGGGCGTGGCGGCCCAGCCCGATTGGCGGCGGCCCGATTCCGTCACGGCCATGGGCCGGCCCAGGCTGCTGGCCGGCGTGGGCGCGGGGGCGGTGGACTCCATGCTGGCCCACCGCACGGCCTTCAACCTGCCGCGCAGCGACGACGCCTACACCCCCGGCGGCAAGGCCGGGGCCAGGCCCGATCGGGCCACCATCGTCTATGTCAACCTGGTCAAGCAGGCCTTCCCCGGCCTGCCGGTGGTCATCGGCGGCATCGAGGCCTCGCTGCGGCGGGTGACGCACTATGATTTCTGGACCGACAAGCTGCGACGCTCGATCCTCCTGGACGCCAAGGCCGACGCCCTGGTTTACGGCATGGGCGAGCTGCCGCTTTTGGCGATCGCCCGCCGCCTGGCCCAAGGCGACGCCGACGAGCCGGTGGCCCGGCGGCTGCTGGGCGCGCCCGGCGTGGCCGTCATGGGTCGCATCGAAGACCTGCCGCCCCAGGCCGAGGTCGTGATCCTGCCCAGCCACGAGGAAATCGTGGCCCAGCCGGCCCGCCTGATGGAGGCCACCCTGGCCCTGGAGCGCCAGGCCCACCAAGGCTGGCGCTGGGCCGCCCAGGCGGTCGGCGGCCGGGCCTTGCTCGTGGCCCCGCCGGCCCGGCCCCTGAGCACCGCCGAGCTGGACATGCTCCACGATCTGCCCTTCCGCCGCGTGGCCCACCCGATCCATGATCAGCCCGTGCCCGGCCTGGCCACGGTGGCCACCTCGATCATCTCGCACCGTGGCTGCGGCGGCGGATGCAGCTTTTGTAGCCTGGCCCTGCACCAGGGCCGGGCCATCAGCTCGCGCTCGGCCCGATCGATCCTGGCCGAGGCCCAGGAATTGGCGCGCCTGAACAACGGCCGCGTGGCCATCAGCGACGTGGGCGGGCCCAGCGCCAACATGTGGGGCGGCCGCTGCGCCGGCGATCGCCAAAGCTGCGCCCGCGCCAGTTGCCTGACGCCAAAGATCTGCCCACAGTTCCAGGTCGACCAGATGGCCATCATCGATCTGCTGACGCGCCTGGCCGCCACGCCCGGCGTGGGCCACGTGCGGGTGGCCAGCGGCGTGCGTTTCGATCTGGCCCTGCAACAACCCGCCTACGCGCGGGCCCTGGTCGAGCGCTTCGTGGGCGGCCAACTGAAGCTGGCCCCCGAACACGTCAGCCCCGGCGTTCTGGCCCTGATGCGCAAGCCCGGCCTGGATGTTTTCGAGCGATTTTTGCGGGTGTTCGAGCAGATCAGCCGTCAGGCGGGCAAAGAGCAATACGTCGTGCCCTACTTCATGAGCGCCTTTCCCGGCTGCGGCGACGCCCAGATGCGCGAGCTGACCCAGTGGCTGGGCCAACGCCACTGGCGGCCCCAACAGGTGCAGTGCTTCGAGCCCACCCCCGGCACGGTGGCCACGGCCATGTTCGCCACCGGCCAAGACCCCCAGGGCCGGCCGATCTTCGTGGCCCGCGACGGGGCCCAGCGCCGGCGACAGCACGGCCTGCTCACGCCGCGGCCCGGCCGCCGGCGCGGATAA
- a CDS encoding DUF401 family protein, which yields MFADFMAWPALAKVLICFVAVLAAGRLGLKLGLALALAGPLLGLWMGLGPSDLAEPCALALGRPLTINLVLVVLLILVLSRLMQQTGQLQRIVESFGVAARSPKAAAAVMPALIGLLPMPGGALFSAPMVEASCPGWRAQDDLGAKLATVNYWFRHHGEYWWPLYPGVIFSVALLHVQLWAYVLLMLPLALVHVAAGWYFLLRPLELPAPALTDRRGGWAAFLREVGPIITVVAALPLFWLVELGLSAAGRPAPWPPGAPLLAGLVAAVAQVCLKGRLGWRDLWAALKRMETLDMTLLVLGVTIFQTFMSESGAVALVQLDLARYGVPTLAMVAALPFLSGMLTGIAFAFVATSFPLVVPLFADAQGVAFMAWGALAFFCGYAGMMLSPVHICFLMSRDYFACSLGRCYGVFAPALAVVAVAAALWLGGWIILG from the coding sequence ATGTTTGCTGACTTCATGGCCTGGCCGGCGTTGGCCAAGGTGTTGATTTGTTTCGTGGCGGTGCTGGCGGCCGGCCGGCTGGGGCTCAAGCTGGGCCTGGCGTTGGCCCTGGCCGGGCCGCTGCTGGGCCTGTGGATGGGCCTGGGCCCGAGCGATCTGGCCGAGCCGTGCGCCCTGGCCCTGGGCCGGCCGCTGACGATCAACCTGGTGCTGGTGGTGCTGTTGATCCTGGTGCTGAGCCGCCTGATGCAGCAAACCGGCCAGTTGCAACGCATCGTGGAGAGCTTCGGCGTGGCGGCCCGCTCGCCCAAGGCCGCCGCGGCGGTGATGCCGGCGTTGATCGGCCTGTTGCCCATGCCTGGCGGGGCGCTTTTTTCCGCGCCCATGGTCGAGGCCTCCTGCCCCGGCTGGCGGGCCCAGGACGACCTGGGGGCCAAGCTGGCCACGGTCAACTATTGGTTCCGGCACCACGGCGAATATTGGTGGCCGCTCTATCCGGGCGTGATCTTCTCGGTGGCCCTGTTGCACGTCCAACTGTGGGCTTATGTTCTGTTGATGCTGCCATTGGCCCTGGTTCACGTGGCGGCTGGCTGGTATTTCCTGCTGCGGCCGCTGGAGCTGCCCGCGCCGGCCCTCACCGATCGTCGGGGCGGCTGGGCGGCCTTTTTGCGCGAGGTGGGGCCGATCATCACGGTGGTGGCGGCGCTGCCGCTGTTTTGGCTTGTGGAGCTGGGCCTTTCCGCCGCCGGCCGGCCGGCCCCATGGCCGCCGGGCGCGCCGCTTTTGGCCGGGCTCGTGGCGGCGGTGGCCCAGGTCTGCCTGAAGGGCCGGCTGGGCTGGCGCGACCTCTGGGCGGCGCTGAAACGCATGGAAACCCTGGACATGACCTTGCTGGTGCTGGGCGTGACGATCTTCCAGACGTTCATGAGCGAATCGGGCGCGGTGGCCCTGGTGCAGCTCGACCTGGCGCGCTACGGCGTGCCCACCCTGGCCATGGTGGCGGCGTTGCCCTTTCTCAGCGGGATGCTCACGGGCATCGCCTTCGCCTTCGTGGCCACCAGCTTTCCGCTGGTGGTCCCGCTGTTCGCCGACGCCCAGGGCGTGGCCTTCATGGCCTGGGGCGCGCTGGCCTTTTTCTGTGGCTATGCCGGCATGATGCTTTCGCCGGTGCATATCTGCTTTTTGATGAGCCGCGACTACTTTGCCTGTTCGTTGGGCCGCTGCTACGGCGTCTTCGCCCCGGCCTTGGCCGTGGTGGCGGTGGCGGCGGCGTTGTGGCTGGGCGGCTGGATCATCCTGGGCTGA